Proteins co-encoded in one Nothobranchius furzeri strain GRZ-AD chromosome 4, NfurGRZ-RIMD1, whole genome shotgun sequence genomic window:
- the tjp1b gene encoding tight junction protein ZO-1 isoform X7: MEETVIWEQHTVTLHRAPGFGFGIAISGGRDNPHFQSGETSIVISDVLKGGPAEGLLQENDRVVMVNAVSMDNVEHAYAVQQLRKSGKIAKITIRRKRKVHVPMGRLGERETMSEHDEEEDSYDEEIYETRSGRSGAYSGVGGAMGRRSGRSGGRRDRERERSGSRERSLSPRSDRRSHNLPPRPAKVTLVKSRKNEAEYGLRLASHIFVKDISPESLAARDGNIQEGDVVLKINGTVTENLSLIDAKKLIERSKGKLKMVVQRDDRATLLNIPDLDDSIPSANASDRDDISDIHSLASDHSNRSRDRHRSSRSRSPDRRSEPSDHSRHSPQQISNGSHRSRDDERLSKPASTPSKLAEEVPLPKLKESAVARDEKQLPPLPEPKPVYAQPGQPDVDLPVSPSDAPVPSVAHDDSILRPSMKLVKFKKGESVGLRLAGGNDVGIFVAGVLEESPAAKEGLEEGDQILRVNNVDFANIIREEAVLFLLDLPKGEEVTILAQKKKDVYRRIVESDVGDSFYIRTHFEYEKESPYGLSFNKGEVFRVVDTLYNGKLGSWLAIRIGKNHQEVERGIIPNKNRAEQLSSVQYTLPKTAGGDRADFWRFRGLRSSKRNLRKSREDLSSQPVQTKFPAYERVVLREAGFLRPVVIFGPIADVAREKLSREEPDLFELAKSEPRDAGTDQRSSGIIRLHTIKQIIDRDKHAVLDITPNAVDRLNYAQWYPIVVFLNPDNKQGVKNMRTRLCPESRKSARKLFERAIKLRKNNHHLFTTTINLNNMNDGWYGALKETIQQQQNQLVWVSEGKADGTTEDDLDIHDDRLSYLSAPGSEYSMYSTDSRHTSDYEDTDTEGGAYTDQELDETLNDEVGLPTEPAITRSSEPVREDPPVIQDTPGYPGYQHPVQPDPASRIDPAGFKMAAPQQQGEAALAMPSLPPAAAAATSAAEQPLQHEGVHLEEPPVAAAAPQADSLNSPSPAPELIQPLPPPPPHEPHPSGPPGPEPKMYKKDLYNMEDPVRINHGLKQSLSYSHQPPYQDKQPYREYDHPPYGYDGGGYTEPKPHNPESHLHYDNRVPHYNEQWPPYDQQTSSSQPAGYQPGHQQPVGYNPRSPYEDGPGRDYSPPQPRYDEAPPPGFDGRMRHSKPGPIRYDEPPPPLPAGYDARSPYEAESRSFSINSPRSPEPPKHYYGDSGLRPTYMSGPPNRGYKPGMLEPMVNSEPSVPPPKPETLPSPGEPAMTQNSKPPPPPPREELDEDPAMKPQSVLNRVKMFENKRSVSMDRAKEGESSVLRPADVPKPVSAPAPVLKANSLSNLEQERSAYRAPEPQKPHTKPLEDVVRSNHYDPDEDEEYYRKQLSYFDRRSFDSKAMGQPGPGINRFHDLPKPSQLSYPYNRVESVEKVSPVEKRYEPLPQVSPSSQYGPQAPPIPPNTLPKLSPSDANSIPEPLSSPNPKPDLSALRPSSRDEPTPGGYLPPRGLPDKVPVNGTDAAPPKTLGAPPPTSYNRYVPKPYTSAARPFERKFESPKFNHNLLPNDTQVKTDLLCKPGVGGNSSRKPQLSPQPLDHDSGLDTFTRTMDNRPKYQHNNINAIPKAIPVSPSALEDDDEDEGHTVVATARGIFNSNGGVLSSIETGVSIIIPQGAIPESVEQEIYFKVCRDNSILPPLDKEKGETLLSPLVMCGPHGLKFLKPVELRLPHCASMTPDGWSFALKSSDSSSGDPKTWQNKSLPGDPNYLVGANCVSVLIDHF; the protein is encoded by the exons ATGGAGGAGACAGTCATTTGGGAACAGCACACAGTAACACTACACAGG GCACCAGGGTTTGGCTTTGGGATAGCCATATCAGGAGGTCGGGATAACCCTCATTTTCAGAGTGGCGAGACCTCCATTGTCATCTCAGATGTGCTGAAAGGAGGCCCAGCAGAAGGCCTACTGCA GGAGAATGACAGAGTGGTCATGGTCAATGCTGTCTCCATGGACAATGTGGAGCACGCAtatgctgttcagcagcttcgcaAAAGCGGGAAAATTGCCAAAATT ACAATCAGACGGAAAAGGAAGGTGCACGTCCCCATGGGCCGGTTGGGAGAGAGAGAAACTATGTCAGAGCATGACGAAGAGGAGGACAGCTACGATGAAGAGATATACGAGACGCGGAGTGGACGCAGTGGTGCTTACAGCGGTGTGGGCGGGGCCATGGGCAGACGCAGTGGTCGGAGCGGCGGGCGAAGGGACAGGGAACGTGAGCGCAGTGGCTCAAGAGAGAGAAGTCTCTCCCCTCGCTCAGACCGCCGCTCGCACAATCTCCCCCCACGTCCTGCCAAGGTTACGCTGGTTAAATCCCGCAAAAATGAAG CAGAATATGGCCTCCGCCTGGCCAGCCACATCTTTGTCAAGGACATCTCCCCTGAGAGCCTGGCAGCCAGAGATGGCAACATCCAGGAAGGGGATGTTGTTCTGAAG ATTAATGGCACAGTGACCGAGAACCTCTCTTTGATAGACGCTAAGAAACTAATAGAAAGGTCGAAGGGCAAACTAAAAATGGTTGTCCAGAGAGACGACAGGGCGACCTTGCTGAACATCCCTGACCTCGATGACAGCATTCCTTCAGCCAACGCCTCTGATAGAGATG acATTTCAGATATCCATTCTCTGGCATCCGACCATTCCAATCGATCGCGTGACAGACATCGTAGCAGCCGCTCCCGGTCTCCAGACAGACGATCGGAACCCTCAGACCACTCCAGACATTCGCCCCAACAAATCAGCAATGGCAG TCACAGGAGTCGTGATGATGAACGGCTCTCCAAGCCAGCTTCAACACCATCCAAGCTAGCAGAGGAGGTTCCTCTGCCAAAGCTGAAGGAGTCAGCTGTGGCGAGAGATGAGAAACAGCTCCCGCCTCTTCCAG agccCAAGCCTGTGTATGCtcagcctggccagccagacgtTGACTTGCCAGTCAGTCCTTCAGATGCCCCTGTGCCAAGCGTTGCCCATGACGACAGTATCCTACG GCCGAGCATGAAGCTGGTGAAATTTAAGAAAGGGGAGAGTGTGGGTCTGCGGCTGGCTGGGGGCAACGACGTGGGCATCTTCGTCGCTGGAGTTCTGGAGGAAAGCCCGGCTGCTAAGGAGGGCCTGGAGGAGGGCGACCAAATTCTCAGG GTAAATAATGTAGATTTTGCTAACATCATCCGAGAGGAGGCGGTGCTATTCCTCCTGGATCTTCCTAAAGGCGAAGAGGTCACCATTCTGGCTCAGAAGAAAAAAGATG TGTATCGGCGGATTGTGGAGTCTGATGTCGGAGACTCCTTCTATATCCGAACACACTTTGAGTACGAGAAGGAATCTCCTTATGGGTTAAGCTTTAACAAGGGCGAGGTTTTCCGTGTTGTGGACACGCTCTACAACGGCAAGTTGGGCTCTTGGCTGGCTATACGAATCGGGAAGAACCATCAGGAGGTGGAGAGGGGCATCATCCCCAACAAAAACAG AGCGGAGCAGCTTTCCAGCGTTCAGTACACTCTCCCGAAAACAGCTGGGGGTGACCGGGCGGACTTCTGGAGGTTCAGAGGGCTTCGAAGTTCAAAGAGGAACTTGAGGAAAAGCAGAGAGGACCTTTCCTCTCAGCCAGTCCAAACAAAGTTCCCAGCTTATGAGAGGGTTGTACTAAGGGAAG CTGGTTTCCTCAGGCCGGTTGTGATATTTGGACCCATTGCTGATGTCGCTCGAGAAAAATTATCCAGAGAAGAGCCAGATCTCTTTGAACTAGCAA AGAGTGAACCCAGAGATGCAGGAACAGATCAGCGCAGTTCAGGAATCATTCGTCTTCACACCATCAAACAGATCATCGACAGA GACAAACATGCAGTGCTGGACATCACCCCTAACGCTGTGGACAGGCTGAACTATGCTCAGTGGTACCCCATCGTAGTCTTCCTAAATCCCGACAATAAACAGGGCGTGAAGAACATGAGGACCAGACTTTGTCCAGAGTCCAGGAAGAGCGCCAGGAAGCTTTTTGAGCGAGCCATTAAACTGAGGAAAAATAATCACCACCTGTTTACCA CAACCATCAACTTGAACAACATGAATGATGGATGGTACGGAGCTCTGAAAGAAACcatccagcagcagcagaatcagttGGTATGGGTGTCGGAGGGGAAG gcGGACGGCACTACAGAGGATGATTTGGACATCCACGACGACCGTCTGTCCTACCTTTCGGCGCCAGGTAGTGAATACTCCATGTATAGCACAGACAGCCGCCACACTTCTGATTATGAAGACACAGACACAGAGGGAGGAGCTTACACAGACCAAGAATTAGATGAAACTTTGAATGATGAGGTGGGTCTGCCCACTGAGCCCGCCATCACCCGCTCTTCAGAGCCTGTGCGAGAAGACCCCCCTGTGATACAAGACACTCCAGGGTACCCCGGATACCAGCACCCTGTGCAACCCGACCCGGCTAGTCGAATAGACCCAGCTGGGTTTAAGATGGCCGCTCCGCAGCAG CAAGGTGAGGCTGCTCTGGCCATGCCCTCGTTGCCTCCGGCGGCGGCGGCAGCTACCTCGGCTGCTGAGCAGCCGCTGCAGCATGAGGGTGTACACCTAGAGGAGCCGCCTGTTGCAGCCGCAGCTCCTCAGGCTGACTCACTTAACAGCCCCAGCCCTGCCCCTGAGCTTATTCAGCCCCTACCACCTCCTCCACCACATGAACCCCACCCGTCTGGACCTCCTGGTCCAGAACCAAAG ATGTACAAGAAAGATCTGTACAATATGGAGGACCCAGTGCGAATCAACCATGGTCTGAAGCAGTCTCTGAGCTACAGTCACCAGCCTCCGTACCAGGACAAACAGCCATACCGCGAGTACGACCACCCGCCTTACGGATACGACGGAGGTGGCTATACAGAACCAAAGCCTCACAACCCTGAGTCCCACCTGCACTACGACAACCGTGTGCCTCATTACAACGAACAGTGGCCCCCATACGACCAGCAGACCTCGTCCTCCCAACCCGCCGGGTATCAGCCAGGCCACCAGCAACCAGTGGGCTACAACCCTCGGTCCCCCTATGAGGATGGACCAGGGAGAGACTACAGCCCTCCTCAGCCACGCTATGATGAGGCCCCACCACCGGGGTTTGATGGTCGAATGCGCCACAGTAAACCTGGACCCATCCGTTACGATGAGCCCCCTCCTCCACTTCCAGCAGGCTACGACGCCCGTTCTCCTTACGAAGCAGAATCCCGCAGCTTTTCTATAAATTCACCCCGCTCACCAGAGCCTCCAAAGCACTATTATGGTGACTCTGGTCTGAGGCCCACCTACATGTCCGGGCCTCCAAACCGTGGTTATAAGCCAGGGATGCTTGAGCCTATGGTGAACTCTGAACCCAGTGTTCCCCCTCCTAAACCAGAGACATTGCCCTCTCCTGGTGAGCCTGCAATGACTCAAAACTCCaaaccccctcctcctcctccacgggAAGAACTGGATGAGGACCCAGCCATGAAACCGCAGTCGGTGCTCAACAGAGTCAAGATGTTTGAGAATAAACGCTCCGTTTCTATGGACAGAGCGAAAGAGGGGGAGTCATCAGTCCTCAGA cctgcAGACGTTCCTAAACCTGTGAGTGCTCCTGCCCCCGTCCTGAAAGCTAACTCCCTCAGCAACCTGGAGCAGGAGAGGTCCGCCTACAG GGCTCCTGAGCCACAAAAGCCTCACACCAAGCCTCTAGAAGATGTTGTACGTTCCAACCACTATGACCCAGATGAGGATGAGGAGTACTACAGGAAGCAGCTGTCATATTTTGATCGCCGCAGCTTTGACAGCAAGGCCATGGGCCAACCTGGTCCTGGCATCAACCGCTTTCATGATCTTCCCAAACCATCCCAGCTGTCCTACCCATACAACAG ggtCGAGTCTGTGGAGAAGGTGAGCCCGGTGGAGAAAAGATACGAACCTTTACCCCAAGTCAGTCCTTCGTCTCAGTATGGGCCTCAAGCTCCGCCCATCCCACCCAACACTCTACCCAAGCTCAGCCCCAGTGATG CTAATTCCATCCCTGAGCCTCTAAGCTCACCCAACCCTAAACCGGATCTGTCAGCactcaggccctccagcagggacgAACCCACACCAGGTGGTTACCTGCCACCCAGGGGCCTCCCTGATAAAGTCCCAGTTAATGGCACCGATGCAGCACCCCCAAAGACTCTGGGGGCGCCCCCTCCAACCAGCTATAACCGCTACGTCCCCAAGCCTTACACCAGTGCAGCTCGGCCCTTTGAGCGCAAGTTTGAGAGCCCGAAGTTCAATCACAACCTGCTGCCCAACGACACACAGGTGAAGACGGACCTCCTCTGTAAGCCTGGGGTGgggggcaacagcagcaggaaacctcAGCTGTCCCCGCAGCCCCTCGACCACGACAGCGGTCTGGACACCTTCACGCGCACGATGGACAATAGGCCCAAGTACcagcacaataacatcaatgccatTCCCAAAGCCATCCCTGTGAG CCCCAGTGCTCTGGAGGATGATGACGAGGATGAAGGGCACACCGTGGTGGCCACCGCCCGCGGCATCTTCAACTCTAACGGCGGGGTTCTGAGCTCCATTGAGACAGGCGTCAGCATCATCATTCCCCAGGGCGCCATCCCAGAGAGCGTGGAGCAGGAGATTTACTTCAAGGTGTGCCGGGACAACAGTATCCTGCCCCCCCTCGACAAGGAGAAAG GAGAAACGCTGCTAAGTCCGCTGGTGATGTGTGGCCCTCATGGACTCAAGTTCCTGAAGCCGGTGGAGCTCCGTTTACCTCACTGTGCGTCTATGACCCCTGATGGTTGGTCTTTTGCTCTAAAATCCTCCGACTCCTCGTCGG
- the tjp1b gene encoding tight junction protein ZO-1 isoform X8 — protein sequence MVNYQKYITVMQLALGVTAVNKEHCLPPRKRMWHHPSPTTGSHAAASSASTVQGKPSLRRIKGRIHRSKSLDSIDLLDSNSAAMEETVIWEQHTVTLHRAPGFGFGIAISGGRDNPHFQSGETSIVISDVLKGGPAEGLLQENDRVVMVNAVSMDNVEHAYAVQQLRKSGKIAKITIRRKRKVHVPMGRLGERETMSEHDEEEDSYDEEIYETRSGRSGAYSGVGGAMGRRSGRSGGRRDRERERSGSRERSLSPRSDRRSHNLPPRPAKVTLVKSRKNEEYGLRLASHIFVKDISPESLAARDGNIQEGDVVLKINGTVTENLSLIDAKKLIERSKGKLKMVVQRDDRATLLNIPDLDDSIPSANASDRDDISDIHSLASDHSNRSRDRHRSSRSRSPDRRSEPSDHSRHSPQQISNGSHRSRDDERLSKPASTPSKLAEEVPLPKLKESAVARDEKQLPPLPEPKPVYAQPGQPDVDLPVSPSDAPVPSVAHDDSILRPSMKLVKFKKGESVGLRLAGGNDVGIFVAGVLEESPAAKEGLEEGDQILRVNNVDFANIIREEAVLFLLDLPKGEEVTILAQKKKDVYRRIVESDVGDSFYIRTHFEYEKESPYGLSFNKGEVFRVVDTLYNGKLGSWLAIRIGKNHQEVERGIIPNKNRAEQLSSVQYTLPKTAGGDRADFWRFRGLRSSKRNLRKSREDLSSQPVQTKFPAYERVVLREAGFLRPVVIFGPIADVAREKLSREEPDLFELAKSEPRDAGTDQRSSGIIRLHTIKQIIDRDKHAVLDITPNAVDRLNYAQWYPIVVFLNPDNKQGVKNMRTRLCPESRKSARKLFERAIKLRKNNHHLFTTTINLNNMNDGWYGALKETIQQQQNQLVWVSEGKADGTTEDDLDIHDDRLSYLSAPGSEYSMYSTDSRHTSDYEDTDTEGGAYTDQELDETLNDEVGLPTEPAITRSSEPVREDPPVIQDTPGYPGYQHPVQPDPASRIDPAGFKMAAPQQQGEAALAMPSLPPAAAAATSAAEQPLQHEGVHLEEPPVAAAAPQADSLNSPSPAPELIQPLPPPPPHEPHPSGPPGPEPKMYKKDLYNMEDPVRINHGLKQSLSYSHQPPYQDKQPYREYDHPPYGYDGGGYTEPKPHNPESHLHYDNRVPHYNEQWPPYDQQTSSSQPAGYQPGHQQPVGYNPRSPYEDGPGRDYSPPQPRYDEAPPPGFDGRMRHSKPGPIRYDEPPPPLPAGYDARSPYEAESRSFSINSPRSPEPPKHYYGDSGLRPTYMSGPPNRGYKPGMLEPMVNSEPSVPPPKPETLPSPGEPAMTQNSKPPPPPPREELDEDPAMKPQSVLNRVKMFENKRSVSMDRAKEGESSVLRPADVPKPVSAPAPVLKANSLSNLEQERSAYRAPEPQKPHTKPLEDVVRSNHYDPDEDEEYYRKQLSYFDRRSFDSKAMGQPGPGINRFHDLPKPSQLSYPYNRVESVEKVSPVEKRYEPLPQVSPSSQYGPQAPPIPPNTLPKLSPSDANSIPEPLSSPNPKPDLSALRPSSRDEPTPGGYLPPRGLPDKVPVNGTDAAPPKTLGAPPPTSYNRYVPKPYTSAARPFERKFESPKFNHNLLPNDTQVKTDLLCKPGVGGNSSRKPQLSPQPLDHDSGLDTFTRTMDNRPKYQHNNINAIPKAIPVSPSALEDDDEDEGHTVVATARGIFNSNGGVLSSIETGVSIIIPQGAIPESVEQEIYFKVCRDNSILPPLDKEKGETLLSPLVMCGPHGLKFLKPVELRLPHCASMTPDGWSFALKSSDSSSGDPKTWQNKSLPGDPNYLVGANCVSVLIDHF from the exons AGTGCAGCAATGGAGGAGACAGTCATTTGGGAACAGCACACAGTAACACTACACAGG GCACCAGGGTTTGGCTTTGGGATAGCCATATCAGGAGGTCGGGATAACCCTCATTTTCAGAGTGGCGAGACCTCCATTGTCATCTCAGATGTGCTGAAAGGAGGCCCAGCAGAAGGCCTACTGCA GGAGAATGACAGAGTGGTCATGGTCAATGCTGTCTCCATGGACAATGTGGAGCACGCAtatgctgttcagcagcttcgcaAAAGCGGGAAAATTGCCAAAATT ACAATCAGACGGAAAAGGAAGGTGCACGTCCCCATGGGCCGGTTGGGAGAGAGAGAAACTATGTCAGAGCATGACGAAGAGGAGGACAGCTACGATGAAGAGATATACGAGACGCGGAGTGGACGCAGTGGTGCTTACAGCGGTGTGGGCGGGGCCATGGGCAGACGCAGTGGTCGGAGCGGCGGGCGAAGGGACAGGGAACGTGAGCGCAGTGGCTCAAGAGAGAGAAGTCTCTCCCCTCGCTCAGACCGCCGCTCGCACAATCTCCCCCCACGTCCTGCCAAGGTTACGCTGGTTAAATCCCGCAAAAATGAAG AATATGGCCTCCGCCTGGCCAGCCACATCTTTGTCAAGGACATCTCCCCTGAGAGCCTGGCAGCCAGAGATGGCAACATCCAGGAAGGGGATGTTGTTCTGAAG ATTAATGGCACAGTGACCGAGAACCTCTCTTTGATAGACGCTAAGAAACTAATAGAAAGGTCGAAGGGCAAACTAAAAATGGTTGTCCAGAGAGACGACAGGGCGACCTTGCTGAACATCCCTGACCTCGATGACAGCATTCCTTCAGCCAACGCCTCTGATAGAGATG acATTTCAGATATCCATTCTCTGGCATCCGACCATTCCAATCGATCGCGTGACAGACATCGTAGCAGCCGCTCCCGGTCTCCAGACAGACGATCGGAACCCTCAGACCACTCCAGACATTCGCCCCAACAAATCAGCAATGGCAG TCACAGGAGTCGTGATGATGAACGGCTCTCCAAGCCAGCTTCAACACCATCCAAGCTAGCAGAGGAGGTTCCTCTGCCAAAGCTGAAGGAGTCAGCTGTGGCGAGAGATGAGAAACAGCTCCCGCCTCTTCCAG agccCAAGCCTGTGTATGCtcagcctggccagccagacgtTGACTTGCCAGTCAGTCCTTCAGATGCCCCTGTGCCAAGCGTTGCCCATGACGACAGTATCCTACG GCCGAGCATGAAGCTGGTGAAATTTAAGAAAGGGGAGAGTGTGGGTCTGCGGCTGGCTGGGGGCAACGACGTGGGCATCTTCGTCGCTGGAGTTCTGGAGGAAAGCCCGGCTGCTAAGGAGGGCCTGGAGGAGGGCGACCAAATTCTCAGG GTAAATAATGTAGATTTTGCTAACATCATCCGAGAGGAGGCGGTGCTATTCCTCCTGGATCTTCCTAAAGGCGAAGAGGTCACCATTCTGGCTCAGAAGAAAAAAGATG TGTATCGGCGGATTGTGGAGTCTGATGTCGGAGACTCCTTCTATATCCGAACACACTTTGAGTACGAGAAGGAATCTCCTTATGGGTTAAGCTTTAACAAGGGCGAGGTTTTCCGTGTTGTGGACACGCTCTACAACGGCAAGTTGGGCTCTTGGCTGGCTATACGAATCGGGAAGAACCATCAGGAGGTGGAGAGGGGCATCATCCCCAACAAAAACAG AGCGGAGCAGCTTTCCAGCGTTCAGTACACTCTCCCGAAAACAGCTGGGGGTGACCGGGCGGACTTCTGGAGGTTCAGAGGGCTTCGAAGTTCAAAGAGGAACTTGAGGAAAAGCAGAGAGGACCTTTCCTCTCAGCCAGTCCAAACAAAGTTCCCAGCTTATGAGAGGGTTGTACTAAGGGAAG CTGGTTTCCTCAGGCCGGTTGTGATATTTGGACCCATTGCTGATGTCGCTCGAGAAAAATTATCCAGAGAAGAGCCAGATCTCTTTGAACTAGCAA AGAGTGAACCCAGAGATGCAGGAACAGATCAGCGCAGTTCAGGAATCATTCGTCTTCACACCATCAAACAGATCATCGACAGA GACAAACATGCAGTGCTGGACATCACCCCTAACGCTGTGGACAGGCTGAACTATGCTCAGTGGTACCCCATCGTAGTCTTCCTAAATCCCGACAATAAACAGGGCGTGAAGAACATGAGGACCAGACTTTGTCCAGAGTCCAGGAAGAGCGCCAGGAAGCTTTTTGAGCGAGCCATTAAACTGAGGAAAAATAATCACCACCTGTTTACCA CAACCATCAACTTGAACAACATGAATGATGGATGGTACGGAGCTCTGAAAGAAACcatccagcagcagcagaatcagttGGTATGGGTGTCGGAGGGGAAG gcGGACGGCACTACAGAGGATGATTTGGACATCCACGACGACCGTCTGTCCTACCTTTCGGCGCCAGGTAGTGAATACTCCATGTATAGCACAGACAGCCGCCACACTTCTGATTATGAAGACACAGACACAGAGGGAGGAGCTTACACAGACCAAGAATTAGATGAAACTTTGAATGATGAGGTGGGTCTGCCCACTGAGCCCGCCATCACCCGCTCTTCAGAGCCTGTGCGAGAAGACCCCCCTGTGATACAAGACACTCCAGGGTACCCCGGATACCAGCACCCTGTGCAACCCGACCCGGCTAGTCGAATAGACCCAGCTGGGTTTAAGATGGCCGCTCCGCAGCAG CAAGGTGAGGCTGCTCTGGCCATGCCCTCGTTGCCTCCGGCGGCGGCGGCAGCTACCTCGGCTGCTGAGCAGCCGCTGCAGCATGAGGGTGTACACCTAGAGGAGCCGCCTGTTGCAGCCGCAGCTCCTCAGGCTGACTCACTTAACAGCCCCAGCCCTGCCCCTGAGCTTATTCAGCCCCTACCACCTCCTCCACCACATGAACCCCACCCGTCTGGACCTCCTGGTCCAGAACCAAAG ATGTACAAGAAAGATCTGTACAATATGGAGGACCCAGTGCGAATCAACCATGGTCTGAAGCAGTCTCTGAGCTACAGTCACCAGCCTCCGTACCAGGACAAACAGCCATACCGCGAGTACGACCACCCGCCTTACGGATACGACGGAGGTGGCTATACAGAACCAAAGCCTCACAACCCTGAGTCCCACCTGCACTACGACAACCGTGTGCCTCATTACAACGAACAGTGGCCCCCATACGACCAGCAGACCTCGTCCTCCCAACCCGCCGGGTATCAGCCAGGCCACCAGCAACCAGTGGGCTACAACCCTCGGTCCCCCTATGAGGATGGACCAGGGAGAGACTACAGCCCTCCTCAGCCACGCTATGATGAGGCCCCACCACCGGGGTTTGATGGTCGAATGCGCCACAGTAAACCTGGACCCATCCGTTACGATGAGCCCCCTCCTCCACTTCCAGCAGGCTACGACGCCCGTTCTCCTTACGAAGCAGAATCCCGCAGCTTTTCTATAAATTCACCCCGCTCACCAGAGCCTCCAAAGCACTATTATGGTGACTCTGGTCTGAGGCCCACCTACATGTCCGGGCCTCCAAACCGTGGTTATAAGCCAGGGATGCTTGAGCCTATGGTGAACTCTGAACCCAGTGTTCCCCCTCCTAAACCAGAGACATTGCCCTCTCCTGGTGAGCCTGCAATGACTCAAAACTCCaaaccccctcctcctcctccacgggAAGAACTGGATGAGGACCCAGCCATGAAACCGCAGTCGGTGCTCAACAGAGTCAAGATGTTTGAGAATAAACGCTCCGTTTCTATGGACAGAGCGAAAGAGGGGGAGTCATCAGTCCTCAGA cctgcAGACGTTCCTAAACCTGTGAGTGCTCCTGCCCCCGTCCTGAAAGCTAACTCCCTCAGCAACCTGGAGCAGGAGAGGTCCGCCTACAG GGCTCCTGAGCCACAAAAGCCTCACACCAAGCCTCTAGAAGATGTTGTACGTTCCAACCACTATGACCCAGATGAGGATGAGGAGTACTACAGGAAGCAGCTGTCATATTTTGATCGCCGCAGCTTTGACAGCAAGGCCATGGGCCAACCTGGTCCTGGCATCAACCGCTTTCATGATCTTCCCAAACCATCCCAGCTGTCCTACCCATACAACAG ggtCGAGTCTGTGGAGAAGGTGAGCCCGGTGGAGAAAAGATACGAACCTTTACCCCAAGTCAGTCCTTCGTCTCAGTATGGGCCTCAAGCTCCGCCCATCCCACCCAACACTCTACCCAAGCTCAGCCCCAGTGATG CTAATTCCATCCCTGAGCCTCTAAGCTCACCCAACCCTAAACCGGATCTGTCAGCactcaggccctccagcagggacgAACCCACACCAGGTGGTTACCTGCCACCCAGGGGCCTCCCTGATAAAGTCCCAGTTAATGGCACCGATGCAGCACCCCCAAAGACTCTGGGGGCGCCCCCTCCAACCAGCTATAACCGCTACGTCCCCAAGCCTTACACCAGTGCAGCTCGGCCCTTTGAGCGCAAGTTTGAGAGCCCGAAGTTCAATCACAACCTGCTGCCCAACGACACACAGGTGAAGACGGACCTCCTCTGTAAGCCTGGGGTGgggggcaacagcagcaggaaacctcAGCTGTCCCCGCAGCCCCTCGACCACGACAGCGGTCTGGACACCTTCACGCGCACGATGGACAATAGGCCCAAGTACcagcacaataacatcaatgccatTCCCAAAGCCATCCCTGTGAG CCCCAGTGCTCTGGAGGATGATGACGAGGATGAAGGGCACACCGTGGTGGCCACCGCCCGCGGCATCTTCAACTCTAACGGCGGGGTTCTGAGCTCCATTGAGACAGGCGTCAGCATCATCATTCCCCAGGGCGCCATCCCAGAGAGCGTGGAGCAGGAGATTTACTTCAAGGTGTGCCGGGACAACAGTATCCTGCCCCCCCTCGACAAGGAGAAAG GAGAAACGCTGCTAAGTCCGCTGGTGATGTGTGGCCCTCATGGACTCAAGTTCCTGAAGCCGGTGGAGCTCCGTTTACCTCACTGTGCGTCTATGACCCCTGATGGTTGGTCTTTTGCTCTAAAATCCTCCGACTCCTCGTCGG